ACGCCGAGATGAATCAAAAGTGTTTGTTCTATCTCCTTTAGTTTTTCTTCTGATATACTACTTAACAATTTTACCAGCCTTTTCTTGTCTACTGTTCGGATTTGATTAGATTTTACCTTTGAATCCATAGGCAGATTTGTCTCTGCTTTTGGAAGAAAAGTCTCAAAGGGATATATTTTTTCTGTTTTTGAAGTGAGTGGGAGAACTGTTGTTGTATCAGCAAATTGGTTATTTCGATCGTTGGAGATTACCAATGCAGGTCTTGTCTTTCCTATTTCATGGCCAACAACTGGCTCCAATGAAACCAGCCAGATTTCACTTCTTTTGGGGAAATCCATATTACATCCATCCCTCTAACGTGATTTTTTCCCATTCTTTATTAAGCTTCTTATCCTCTTCCTTTGTTGCTTTATAACCCTCAATAAGAAGTTCATCCAACTTTCTCTTTTTCTCTCTTTCTAATCTCTCCTGTACTGCCTCAGAAATGAAACGGCTCTTGTTGGGTATAGTTTCTAATTCCCGACTTAGTTCTTCGGGCAGGGTAATGTTTAACCTCTTCATAATTATCACCTCCTGTATTTAAG
This genomic interval from Deltaproteobacteria bacterium contains the following:
- a CDS encoding type II toxin-antitoxin system PemK/MazF family toxin — encoded protein: MDFPKRSEIWLVSLEPVVGHEIGKTRPALVISNDRNNQFADTTTVLPLTSKTEKIYPFETFLPKAETNLPMDSKVKSNQIRTVDKKRLVKLLSSISEEKLKEIEQTLLIHLGVHTS